TCCAGCACGCCAAAATCTTTGTCAGCATCTATGGTACTGAAGAAGCAAGAGCCGAAACCATGGATGGGCTAAAAGCGGCAACTGGCTATGTGCGTCGAGAACTCGGACAGCGGGTACGCCTGCGCCGCACTCCAGAGGTGCTGTTTGTAGAAGATCGCTCCCTAGAACGCGGTGACAGGGTGCTGTCGCTGCTAAACCAAATTTCGAGCGATCGCCCAAACAAGAATGACGAAGAAGATATCCTTGGGGCAGAAGAATAACTACTTTTGAGTTTTAGGGGGCAAATTTTACCTGAATGCCATAAATCCAAACGAAAAATATTTATGAACCCGCCCTTGCTAGAAAATGTAGGGGCGGTTTTAATTAAGCTGTTGCATATTTAATTTGCTCCCGCACTGGCCAAAAGTTTTGCAGCCCATAGCTGTTCTTGCTTTTACATAACCTGACAGGCTTTAGGACATACGCCCCGCCCAGACGCTTCGCGCTTTTAACTTACCTAGCACAGCAATATCATCTCTTCTTACTCAAAACAACAAGCCCGCCTTACTTTAAGGTTTATGAATGACACCCCCATGCTGCCCGATTTAGACGCCCTTTCCCTCGAACAACTTGTTGCTCAAATGTTCGTGGTGCGCTCGTCTGGCTTCCTGTTCGACCACCAAATCAAGTATCCTGACTGGGAACCCCCAGCCGAACAGCTACAGCACTGGGTAGAAGATTTGGGTGTGGGTGGCGTTATTTTACTTGGAGGCAGTGCGGGTGAAGTAGCGCTGAAAACGCAACAACTCCAAAGCTGGGCAAAAATTCCTCTACTCATAGCCGCTGATATTGAAGAAGGTGTCGGGCAGCGCTTTAGCGGTGCAACTTGGTTTCCGCCGCCGATGGCAGTTGCCGCAGTTGCCCGCAGAGATCCTGCTCTTGCCATCCGCTACGCCGAAGAAATGGGCGCCAGCACCGCCCTCGAAGCTTTAGCGATTGGCATTAACTGGGTGCTTGCTCCTGTTGTGGATGTTAATAACAATCCCGATAACCCAGTGATCAACGTGCGGGCGTTTGGCGAAGAGCCATCTGAGGTCTCTGCGTTGGCTACTGCTTTCATTCGGGGGGCGCACCGCCATGCAGTTTTAACAACTGCCAAGCACTTTCCCGGACACGGCGACACGGCTACTGATTCCCATCTAGATTTGCCCGTGTTGCCGCATTCAGCTTTCAGGTTGGCTGATGTTGAACTCCCGCCGTTTCAAGCTGCGATCGCATCTGGTGCAGACGCGGTGATGAGCGCCCACCTGCTCATTCCCAGTTGGGATACTGAATTCCCCGCAACTTTATCCAAGCGGATTTTAACTACTCTGCTGCGGGAGGAGATGGCATTTGAAGGCTTGATTGTTACTGATGCCTTAGTTATGGGCGCGATCGCCAACCGCTATGGCGCAAACGAAGCCCCACTCTTAGCCCTAGAAGCTGGCGCTGATATTTTACTCATGCCAACAGATCCCCCCGCTGCTATTCAAGCCATCTGCGAGGCTGTGAAAAATGGGCGCATTACTGTCGAGAGAATTCGCGCTTCTGTCGAGCGCATTTGGAAAGCCAAACTCAAAGTCTGCTCTTCCTCTCGCTCTCCCGAACATATTACGTCTTCTTTGGCTAAACCCGCTGCAATGACAACCGCGGCCAATATTTTGCAACACGCCCAGATTGTTTGCGGTTCCGTCCCACTACCTGCCCGCAGCGGCAATTTACGCAATTTAATTGTTTTAGATAACGCCTTGGGCTGCGACTTCCTCACTCAACATACCCCTGCTGTGGCTCTACCGAGATCTTTGGGTTATGAACTCCAACTGCTCGACCGCCACACTACTTTACTTTCTGACTGGGTGTTTTATCATAAATCTGCCTTACCCGTACAGCCGACAATATTACAACTGTTCATTCGCGGCAACCCCTTCCGAGGCAGTGCTGGACTCACGCCTGTCGCGCAGGCTTTGTTTAAAAGATTGTTAGAGAACTCCAATCTACTCGCGCTGGCGATCTATGGTAGTCCTTACATTCGAGGGCAGTTTGTAGCGCAATTACCGCCGGAGATACCTTGCGTCTTTTCCTACGGTCAGACCCCACAGGCTCAGGCGATCGCGCTTAAAGTTTTGTTTGGTTCCTCAACAATTAGCCCTTAAAGAGCGACTATTTTTAATTTTTCTTAACCATTAATCTACACCCATATTTAATTAACAGGGTTACGCTTGAGTGTGATGCTTCTCAGGCTATTTGTTTGTCATCCGCATATTGACAGATTTCTTTTATGTCAAAGTTCCCTGACTTTTGCATTATCTATATATACGATTAAATAGTTTGTAACTGCCTATACTGAAATAATTTTGTGTTCGCGATACAGGATTTTGTTTTATATTAGTTTATAAGTTCTAGGTACTTAATTTAGAGGCTGAGACAATGAATCTTGAAACATTGGCAAGCGTCTCATCTGTGCAATACTCCATCGACGTACTTCAAGAGGAAGCACGCCAGCTCATAGAGCAAGGGATTGTTAGTCGTCAGCAACCCATCTATGTGCTATGCCAATACATTCCCGCCCGCGAGTGGGTATGTGTTGAATGCGAGTTAGAAAGATGTGACTTTTTGCTCCGCGATCGCATTGGCGATTTGGTCGGGCAAGAAGCATGGCAAAATGATTAATCAATCTTGTTGAGAAAAAGACTGTTTGCGGAAACAAAGCATTTTATATCACCTTGAATATTAATAAGGAAGACTGGTATAACCTGCTAGGTTGCCGATCCTTGCTTAATAATCGATTTTACGGATGTATCATCCGGTTGAGATTGATATAATTAAAACCCGCGATCGCCCAACTGTAAGGCACTCGGACGGCATTACAAAATATAACTGCTTGCTAAGGGTCGAAGGCTAGCGCCGTCCGCGCCGCCTCCAAGGATACCCTAATCAATCCCTTATCTATATATTTGAGTCTGGGTTCCGCAGGTTTTCCAGCTCAATGCGGATTGCAGCTATTTGTGCAGTCAATTCCTGTAGGTCTAGCTGCACGCTGGGCGGTGCGACTGTTTCCGTCGCCCCTGGGGTATCCGCCGTTGTCTGGGAAGCAGGGGGGTTATTGCGTTGCGCGAGCATATTGTCAACGAAAGTTCTGGCTTCTACTTCCGTTACCGCTCCTTTGTCTGCAAACTCTTCAACCAGTTGATTTAAATCCGTTCTGAGCAACTCAAGATTGCGATCGCGCTTTTGAGCATCTTGCACGCTCTCAATCGCCGAAGCCGTCGCGCCTAATGTAACGCGAAAGCCTTTTTGCACTAACTGAATCAAATTGTCAGGGTTCATTCTAGCAGGGGTAAATCAAGGTAAGACAGCCCTTGAGAATTAATATGCCGAATTTGCGGGCAGATACAAACGCGGGGTAGGTAAGCTATTACAGCGAACCGACCTGCGTCTGGACTCTACCGCAAGTCAGAATACCCAAGAAGGTATTATGCTTAACGATCAAGCTGATGGCATCCTCCTTAAGGAGGGGGTTGGTTTAGCTGGCCTGTTCAACGAACTGACTGACATCTTCAATCAAGCGAGTAAGTTCAGCTTCTGTAGTCAAGCGGATGCGGTCGTCTCGCAGAGTAATCAAAACTTTGGCAGCAAAGGGACTCGGCCAGATATTAGGATTGCAAAAAATCTCTAGAAACACTTCCCCGGTGTATTGATATTCCATAGGTTTTTGGGGAGTGGTTTTGCCTCCCTTAGTAGCGGCAACCTTGAGGCTTGCCATTAATTGCGCGATCGCTTCTTGTAAATTCTGGGCTGCCTCTAGAGTAAAGTTGCAGGCAACAGAACCTTCAACCAGGTTGAGCATTAGTTTTGAAGACATGAGCAATTAATCTTAAGATCATCCTACTAATGCTAAAAGATATAGTCTGTTCGCGAAAGGTAGCGCCTAGAAAATTAAGCTGCACGGGCTGCTATTAATTAAAAATATTGTCAATAAATTCAGATTAAAAACACATAAAACCGTTATTTAAAAAGCTTTTTAGACATTTTCCATCCTTATTTAAGCTCTAGACTAGATGTCATAGAACTTAATAGTAAATCCAGGGGGATTCCATGACCCTAGATAACCGCTCTACAGTGCGTAAGGTTTTAATCATCACCTTACTGCTCAACCTGTTCGTGATGGCGTTAAAAGCAGTAGTAGGGTCGTCTACAGGTTCCCTCAGCTTGCTAGCTGATGCCTTGCATAGCGTCACAGATAGCGCCAACAACATACTAGGATTGATTACCAGCAGGTTTTCCTCGCCCGCGCCCGACCGCGACCACCCCTACGGACACCAGAAATTTGAAGCAGTGGGGGCGCTGGGAATAGCCGCTTTCTTAGGGATCGCCTGCTTTGAAATTTTGCAAGGGGCAGTAGAGAGGATTCTCAAAGGCAGCGACCCAGTTAAGATATCACCACCAGAACTGTGGTTGCTGTTACTTGTGCTGGGCATTAATATTTTCATAGCCTTCTACGAGCGGCGAGAGGGGCAACGGGTGGGCAGCCCGATTTTGATTGCAGACGCCACACACACCATGAGC
This DNA window, taken from Microcoleus sp. FACHB-831, encodes the following:
- the rbfA gene encoding 30S ribosome-binding factor RbfA, which produces MATDRRVSRVGALIQREISQMLVNDIKDDRVGAGMVSVTDVQVSGDLQHAKIFVSIYGTEEARAETMDGLKAATGYVRRELGQRVRLRRTPEVLFVEDRSLERGDRVLSLLNQISSDRPNKNDEEDILGAEE
- a CDS encoding glycoside hydrolase family 3 N-terminal domain-containing protein, producing the protein MNDTPMLPDLDALSLEQLVAQMFVVRSSGFLFDHQIKYPDWEPPAEQLQHWVEDLGVGGVILLGGSAGEVALKTQQLQSWAKIPLLIAADIEEGVGQRFSGATWFPPPMAVAAVARRDPALAIRYAEEMGASTALEALAIGINWVLAPVVDVNNNPDNPVINVRAFGEEPSEVSALATAFIRGAHRHAVLTTAKHFPGHGDTATDSHLDLPVLPHSAFRLADVELPPFQAAIASGADAVMSAHLLIPSWDTEFPATLSKRILTTLLREEMAFEGLIVTDALVMGAIANRYGANEAPLLALEAGADILLMPTDPPAAIQAICEAVKNGRITVERIRASVERIWKAKLKVCSSSRSPEHITSSLAKPAAMTTAANILQHAQIVCGSVPLPARSGNLRNLIVLDNALGCDFLTQHTPAVALPRSLGYELQLLDRHTTLLSDWVFYHKSALPVQPTILQLFIRGNPFRGSAGLTPVAQALFKRLLENSNLLALAIYGSPYIRGQFVAQLPPEIPCVFSYGQTPQAQAIALKVLFGSSTISP
- a CDS encoding DUF4327 family protein, yielding MNLETLASVSSVQYSIDVLQEEARQLIEQGIVSRQQPIYVLCQYIPAREWVCVECELERCDFLLRDRIGDLVGQEAWQND
- a CDS encoding cation diffusion facilitator family transporter: MTLDNRSTVRKVLIITLLLNLFVMALKAVVGSSTGSLSLLADALHSVTDSANNILGLITSRFSSPAPDRDHPYGHQKFEAVGALGIAAFLGIACFEILQGAVERILKGSDPVKISPPELWLLLLVLGINIFIAFYERREGQRVGSPILIADATHTMSDVWVTIAVLLGLIGVWQGIQWLDIVLSFPVALLVFWSGWSVLKENLPWLVDEMAIAPEAIHAIVMQVPGVINCHDIASRGVVGRQVFIEMHLIVDANDVEAAHRITEEVESQLEAKFRPVRIMIHVEPPAYRSDLISYESESKRG